A single genomic interval of Methylophilales bacterium MBRSF5 harbors:
- the ispG gene encoding 4-hydroxy-3-methylbut-2-en-1-yl diphosphate synthase (catalyzes the conversion of 2C-methyl-D-erythritol 2,4-cyclodiphosphate into 4-hydroxy-3-methyl-2-en-1-yl diphosphate; involved in isoprenoid synthesis): protein MIKKNRLVVKVGDIHIGGHHPVVIQSMTNTDTENVEATVEQILELWKAGSEIVRITVNTEAAAQATIKIKEKLLSVGCNVPLVGDFHFNGHKLLKLYPDCAKALDKYRINPGNVGKGSKREDQFSQMIQCAIDHDKPVRIGVNWGSLDQDLLAKMMDQNQQLSEPKSSNDLMREALIQSALLSAEAAVKQGLAKDKIIISCKTSDTQDLIFVYEQLAKRCNFPLHLGLTEAGMGTKGVVASSASMGYLLQQGIGDTIRISLTPEPGETRIKEVVVAQELLQTMNIRSFVPLVIACPGCGRTTSTFFQELAKQTQSYLRENMPEWKKSYPGVENMKVAVMGCVVNGPGESKMADIGISLPGTGEIPVAPVYEDGEKTVTLKGDNIADEFKNIIKNYIDKKYR, encoded by the coding sequence TTGATCAAAAAAAATAGATTAGTTGTAAAAGTCGGTGATATTCATATTGGAGGTCATCACCCCGTGGTAATTCAATCTATGACCAATACCGATACTGAAAATGTCGAGGCGACTGTTGAACAAATTCTAGAGCTATGGAAAGCTGGTTCTGAAATAGTACGAATTACAGTGAATACTGAGGCTGCTGCTCAAGCAACAATAAAAATTAAAGAAAAGTTGTTAAGCGTAGGTTGCAATGTCCCGCTTGTTGGAGATTTCCACTTTAACGGACACAAGCTCCTAAAACTTTATCCAGATTGCGCAAAGGCGCTAGATAAATACAGAATAAATCCAGGGAATGTAGGTAAAGGATCAAAACGTGAGGATCAGTTTTCACAAATGATTCAATGTGCTATTGACCATGACAAACCAGTTCGTATTGGAGTGAATTGGGGATCATTGGATCAAGATTTACTAGCTAAAATGATGGATCAAAACCAACAATTGAGTGAGCCAAAATCCTCTAACGATCTCATGCGGGAGGCCTTGATTCAGTCTGCATTGCTTAGTGCTGAAGCCGCAGTCAAACAAGGATTAGCAAAAGATAAAATTATTATTTCATGTAAAACAAGTGACACCCAAGATCTTATTTTTGTTTATGAACAACTAGCGAAGCGTTGCAATTTCCCCCTTCATTTAGGATTGACAGAGGCTGGAATGGGCACTAAGGGGGTTGTCGCTTCCAGTGCATCGATGGGTTATCTTTTGCAACAAGGTATTGGTGACACAATAAGGATATCGTTAACTCCTGAGCCAGGAGAAACAAGAATTAAAGAAGTTGTTGTTGCGCAAGAACTTTTACAAACAATGAATATTCGGTCTTTTGTTCCCTTAGTGATTGCTTGTCCTGGATGCGGAAGGACTACTTCAACTTTCTTTCAAGAGTTAGCAAAACAAACCCAATCATATTTAAGAGAAAATATGCCGGAGTGGAAGAAAAGTTATCCGGGAGTAGAAAATATGAAAGTAGCCGTCATGGGCTGCGTGGTGAATGGTCCAGGAGAGTCCAAAATGGCTGATATAGGAATTAGCTTACCTGGAACGGGAGAGATACCTGTAGCTCCTGTTTACGAAGATGGTGAAAAAACAGTCACATTAAAAGGTGATAATATTGCTGATGAGTTCAAAAACATCATCAAAAATTATATAGATAAAAAGTATAGATAA
- a CDS encoding oxidoreductase produces the protein MKTVNWGILGAARVNQRLLPAIENNAHSQILMLASRRNGAADECVKQYVKNPDGIKTTTQFVDVINHPDINAIYIPLANEEHTEVALKAIEQKKHVLIEKPMALTQQEVKSITQAAKDNNVIVMEGFMYVFHPQFDFVLDFINSGKLGKIQYTHSMFSFPIQPARYYRINRSMQDGGGAFWDIGPYAIHTLRQVMGAHIKQVNATAKMNSHQADMSASGILEFTDQRRATFDISFECTRRSEFEIFGEKGRLKCHTVWQHENDEAIISFELEGSAPVVEKIQKGNHFDLEINHFVDCILNNKESKKLSMDDAIKQAATMEATFKSIQSNQWVSV, from the coding sequence ATGAAGACAGTTAACTGGGGTATCTTAGGAGCTGCAAGGGTCAATCAAAGACTTCTTCCAGCGATTGAGAATAATGCTCATTCACAAATATTAATGTTAGCCAGCAGACGCAATGGCGCTGCAGATGAATGTGTCAAACAATACGTAAAAAATCCTGATGGGATAAAAACAACGACCCAATTTGTCGACGTAATTAATCATCCTGATATTAACGCCATTTATATCCCCCTGGCTAATGAGGAACACACTGAAGTTGCCTTAAAAGCGATAGAACAAAAAAAACATGTACTAATAGAAAAGCCAATGGCATTAACCCAACAAGAAGTCAAAAGCATCACTCAAGCGGCAAAAGATAATAATGTCATCGTCATGGAAGGTTTTATGTATGTCTTTCATCCGCAATTTGATTTTGTTCTAGACTTTATTAACTCAGGCAAATTAGGGAAAATTCAATACACACATAGTATGTTTTCCTTTCCAATCCAACCAGCACGTTACTACCGCATCAATCGATCTATGCAAGATGGTGGTGGAGCTTTCTGGGATATCGGCCCTTATGCCATTCACACACTCAGACAAGTTATGGGGGCTCACATTAAGCAGGTTAATGCCACTGCTAAGATGAATAGTCATCAAGCGGATATGTCTGCCAGTGGAATTTTAGAGTTTACTGATCAACGACGAGCCACTTTTGATATTAGTTTTGAGTGCACAAGACGATCTGAATTTGAAATATTTGGGGAAAAAGGACGATTAAAATGTCATACCGTGTGGCAGCACGAAAATGATGAGGCGATTATTAGTTTCGAGCTAGAAGGATCCGCCCCAGTTGTTGAAAAAATTCAAAAGGGAAACCATTTTGATTTAGAAATTAATCACTTTGTCGACTGCATACTCAATAACAAAGAAAGCAAGAAATTAAGCATGGATGATGCTATTAAGCAGGCAGCTACAATGGAGGCCACATTCAAGTCTATCCAAAGCAATCAGTGGGTATCCGTTTGA
- a CDS encoding phosphoglycolate phosphatase: MTSAFIFDFDGTLVDSEQAIYQCFQSITKQLAPERMEYAKNILIGPPLRDTASEILGPDHQDSLDEFVQLFIAMHDEQVIQHTQPYPDVIQVLKQLYNKNISMTVATNKRLAPTQKLIDHFGWNDYFSFIECSDSQNEMRNKDSMIQDIINQNELFHGSFFVGDTVNDGLSANLNQLRFIKACYGYGRDQDWSNVTTYQEIHQFIEILKLI; this comes from the coding sequence TTGACCTCGGCTTTTATTTTTGATTTTGATGGGACGTTAGTCGATTCTGAACAAGCCATATATCAATGTTTTCAAAGCATTACCAAACAACTTGCTCCAGAGCGAATGGAGTATGCAAAAAATATTCTTATTGGGCCGCCCTTAAGGGATACCGCATCAGAAATATTGGGTCCTGATCATCAGGATTCATTAGATGAATTTGTGCAATTATTTATTGCCATGCATGATGAGCAAGTCATCCAGCACACACAACCCTACCCTGATGTCATTCAAGTCTTAAAACAATTGTACAATAAAAATATATCCATGACGGTAGCCACGAATAAAAGACTAGCCCCGACACAAAAACTTATCGATCATTTTGGTTGGAATGATTATTTTTCATTTATTGAGTGTAGTGACAGCCAGAATGAAATGAGAAACAAGGACAGCATGATTCAAGACATCATCAATCAAAATGAATTATTTCACGGGAGCTTCTTTGTCGGAGATACCGTGAATGATGGTTTATCCGCGAACCTGAATCAGCTCAGATTTATCAAAGCTTGCTATGGCTATGGTCGAGATCAAGACTGGTCCAATGTCACCACCTATCAAGAAATTCATCAGTTTATTGAAATTTTAAAGCTCATTTAA
- a CDS encoding nucleoside diphosphate kinase (catalyzes the formation of nucleoside triphosphate from ATP and nucleoside diphosphate): protein MATEQTLSIIKPDAVAKNVIGKIYTRFEENGLKIVQAKMAHLSKEEAEGFYAVHKERPFFNDLVTFMTSGPVMVQALEGDNAVLKNRELMGATNPQEAAPGTIRADFAESIDANAVHGSDSLENAKIEIEYFFG, encoded by the coding sequence ATGGCAACAGAACAAACCCTATCAATTATCAAGCCAGACGCAGTGGCAAAGAATGTCATTGGTAAAATTTACACAAGATTTGAAGAAAATGGCTTAAAAATAGTGCAAGCTAAAATGGCTCATCTCAGCAAAGAGGAAGCAGAAGGATTCTATGCAGTTCATAAAGAACGTCCTTTCTTTAACGATTTAGTAACTTTTATGACTTCTGGCCCAGTGATGGTTCAGGCATTAGAGGGTGACAATGCTGTGCTTAAAAATCGTGAATTAATGGGCGCTACAAACCCTCAAGAAGCTGCACCAGGCACGATTCGTGCTGACTTTGCTGAAAGTATTGATGCAAATGCTGTGCATGGATCTGACTCATTAGAAAATGCTAAAATTGAAATTGAATATTTCTTTGGCTAA
- a CDS encoding transcriptional regulator → MITGEQIRAARAMLKWTADDLAKKSEIGVATIRRLEAMNGLPSGQARILDAIQKTLEEGGVEFIGTPDHQPGVRLK, encoded by the coding sequence TTGATTACAGGCGAACAAATAAGAGCTGCAAGAGCAATGTTGAAATGGACTGCTGATGATCTGGCAAAGAAATCAGAAATAGGCGTTGCGACAATTAGAAGACTTGAGGCCATGAATGGATTACCATCAGGTCAAGCAAGAATTCTTGACGCGATACAGAAAACTTTAGAAGAGGGAGGTGTGGAATTCATCGGTACCCCCGATCATCAACCCGGCGTCCGCCTCAAATAA
- a CDS encoding 50S rRNA methyltransferase, with protein MINLLDIDLKTFQDQIAKSGHQPFRAKQLWRWLFKEEQTDFNKMTDLAKDFRLFLSNNYQLNFPKINFDHVSRDGTRKWLFDMGSNNAIETVFIPEKNRGTLCISSQVGCALECTFCSTGRQGFNRNLSQAEIIGQLWLANHLLSNDYDTSEHKPVTNVVMMGMGEPLANYDQVASSLKIMLDDKAYGLSRRRVTVSTSGLVPAIEKLKYDCPVSLAISLHAPNNKIRDEIVPINKKYPIEVLLDSCQSYLEEAPRDFITMEYVMLKDVNDQDQHAKELVDLVKNTPCKFNLIPFNPFPRSGYESSSRERILSFQKILMDSGIVTTIRKTRGDDIDAACGQLAGDVKDKTKRTLRLIQEGKR; from the coding sequence TTGATTAATTTACTTGATATTGATTTAAAAACCTTTCAAGATCAAATTGCAAAATCTGGTCATCAACCTTTTCGAGCCAAGCAGTTATGGCGTTGGCTCTTTAAGGAAGAGCAAACCGATTTTAATAAAATGACGGATCTTGCTAAAGATTTCCGCTTATTTCTTAGCAACAACTACCAGCTCAATTTCCCAAAAATTAACTTCGATCATGTTTCAAGAGATGGAACACGTAAATGGTTATTTGATATGGGCTCAAATAACGCGATCGAAACGGTTTTTATTCCAGAGAAAAATAGAGGGACTCTTTGTATTTCATCACAAGTGGGTTGTGCCCTGGAATGTACATTCTGCTCAACCGGTCGCCAAGGCTTTAACCGCAATCTATCTCAGGCTGAGATTATTGGCCAGCTGTGGTTAGCCAACCATTTACTATCTAATGACTATGATACGAGTGAACATAAGCCGGTAACTAATGTGGTAATGATGGGGATGGGAGAGCCGTTAGCCAATTATGATCAGGTCGCTTCTTCTTTAAAAATTATGTTGGACGATAAGGCTTATGGATTAAGCCGAAGAAGAGTTACTGTCTCTACCAGCGGCTTAGTGCCTGCGATTGAGAAATTAAAATATGATTGTCCTGTGTCTTTAGCCATTTCGTTGCATGCGCCCAATAATAAAATCAGAGACGAAATCGTGCCGATTAACAAGAAGTATCCAATTGAAGTATTGCTAGATTCTTGTCAAAGCTATCTTGAAGAAGCACCAAGAGATTTTATTACCATGGAATATGTGATGTTAAAGGATGTTAATGACCAAGATCAGCATGCAAAAGAATTAGTTGATTTGGTAAAAAACACCCCTTGTAAATTTAATCTCATCCCATTTAATCCTTTTCCTAGAAGCGGATATGAATCTTCAAGCAGGGAGCGGATATTGAGTTTTCAGAAAATTTTAATGGACAGTGGCATCGTCACAACCATCCGTAAAACTCGAGGTGATGATATTGATGCAGCCTGTGGACAGTTAGCTGGGGATGTAAAAGATAAAACAAAACGGACGTTGCGATTAATTCAAGAGGGAAAAAGATAA
- a CDS encoding histidyl-tRNA synthase has protein sequence MKKYQSIKGFYDVLPEKQKYWRFFYETAYQVLDRFAYEEIKLPLVENTDLYIHSVGEQTDIVEKEMYSWQDNLNNDKLTLRPEGTAGCVRAVIENNLTYNGPIRLFYQGPMFRHENVQKGRQRQFNQLGIEAFGFSEPLLDAEIICLLDSLWKNLGLKNIELQINNIGDPEERAVYRQDLIKYFESHQDLLDEDAKRRLYTNPLRILDSKNPKMQGLIDSAPKFLDQNSAESAKHFEQVTQYLDQSNIAYTVNKNLVRGLDYYNRTVFEFVTSDLGSQGTIAGGGRYDYLIQSINGKETPAFGVGIGIERIILLLEELNNSSLDIKPQVYVLSLGENVDNYAFNVSNQLRNSNISVCMNVGKNSFKSQMKKADKSGAQFAIIIGDNEVNNDSVQIKLLRQELSQEEINKKDIVNFITQHAS, from the coding sequence ATGAAAAAGTATCAATCAATCAAGGGTTTCTATGACGTCTTACCTGAAAAGCAAAAGTATTGGCGTTTTTTTTATGAAACCGCATATCAGGTGCTAGACCGTTTTGCATATGAGGAAATAAAACTTCCATTAGTTGAAAACACTGACCTATATATTCACAGTGTTGGCGAGCAAACAGATATTGTGGAAAAGGAAATGTATTCTTGGCAGGATAATTTGAATAATGACAAGTTAACACTTCGTCCCGAGGGGACGGCAGGTTGTGTTCGAGCAGTAATTGAAAACAACCTTACCTACAACGGCCCAATTCGATTATTTTATCAAGGACCCATGTTTAGGCATGAGAACGTTCAAAAAGGCCGACAAAGACAATTTAATCAACTAGGTATCGAAGCCTTTGGTTTTTCCGAACCACTTTTAGATGCGGAAATCATCTGCCTCCTGGACTCTCTTTGGAAGAATTTAGGCCTAAAAAATATAGAACTTCAAATTAACAATATTGGAGATCCTGAGGAGAGAGCTGTATATAGACAAGATCTGATAAAATATTTTGAATCTCATCAAGACTTGCTTGATGAAGATGCTAAACGAAGACTTTACACAAATCCTCTGCGAATTTTAGATTCAAAAAATCCAAAAATGCAGGGTTTAATTGATAGTGCTCCAAAATTTTTGGATCAGAATTCAGCAGAGAGTGCAAAGCACTTTGAGCAGGTAACTCAGTATCTTGATCAAAGCAACATTGCTTATACAGTCAATAAAAATCTTGTGAGAGGTTTAGATTATTACAATCGGACTGTGTTTGAATTTGTCACAAGCGATCTAGGAAGTCAGGGAACTATTGCTGGTGGAGGTCGTTACGACTACCTTATCCAATCCATTAACGGCAAAGAAACTCCAGCCTTTGGTGTAGGTATCGGAATCGAGAGGATTATATTGCTTCTTGAAGAGTTGAATAATTCTAGTTTAGATATTAAACCGCAAGTTTACGTTTTGTCTCTAGGAGAGAATGTTGATAACTATGCATTTAATGTCTCGAACCAACTCAGAAATTCAAACATTTCAGTCTGTATGAATGTGGGTAAAAATAGTTTTAAGTCACAAATGAAGAAGGCTGATAAATCTGGAGCACAATTTGCTATCATTATCGGCGATAATGAAGTAAATAACGACAGTGTCCAAATTAAACTTTTACGACAGGAGTTGTCACAAGAAGAGATTAATAAGAAAGATATTGTTAACTTTATAACTCAACATGCTAGCTAA